The genomic interval TTGACCAGCAATCACCTCCTGAAAGCGGGCGTGCAGGCACGCCTGTACGAGCTGGACGTGCGCAACCGGCGCAACCTTTCGAGTCCCTCGGACGCGCAGGACGAATTCTTCAAGAGCAATCCGGTCGATCTGGGCATTTACGTCCAGGACAAGATGGAATTCGGTGGCCTGATCGCCAACGTCGGGCTGCGCCTGGACCTGTACAACCAGAACATAGACTAGAAGTCATCCGAAAAAGGTTCTCAAGAAGATCATGAGGCACCCGAGCAATACAAAACCCAGGTAGTTTTCCGCGTAGCGCTCATGACGCATCACAATCCGGCGAAAATGCCCCAACCACGCAAACAACCGCTCTACTTTCCAACGGCGTCGATAGCGACGAAGCTTACGCCCATCCTGCGTCTTTTTCCGCTTCCGATTCCGCCGATGCGGGGCAATCATCTCTATACCCTGTTGCGCCAATGCCTTATCCAGCGGATCACTGTCATATGCCCGATCTCCAATCAAACGTACTGGCCTGGCCTCGGTAAAACGAGCCGCCAGAGTGGCTTCGACCAACCGGGTCTCATGTGGCGAAGCACTGGCCACCAGCACCGCCAGCGGCATCCCATTGGCATCGGCTATCGCCATGAGTTTGCTTCCTTTACCTCGCTTTGTCTTGCCCACACACGTCCCCCCTTTTTAGCAGCGACAAAGCAGGCATCGATAAAGCACTCCGAAAGCTTGAGCTTGCCCTGTTGGTGGAGTTCTTCGGCCAACACCTGCAAAATGCGTTGGAGGGTGCCGTTTCGGTTCCATGCTTGGAAGCGATCGTGGCAGGTGGACCTGGGCGGAAAGTGGGCGGGGAGCTTGGCCCAGGGAGCGCCGGTCTGGAGTATCCAGAGGATCGCTTCGAGGATCTCGCGGTCGGCGCGTCGGGGACGGCCGCGTCGATCAGGGCGTTTAGGAGGGGAGACGATCAGGGGCTCGATGCGTGCCCATTGTGCGTCGGTGAGTTTCATGAGGCCGCTCCGATTATCGTGGCGATTACAGAGTATCCCTATTTTCCGGATAAGTTCGAGTAACCTGCGTCAGTCGAAAATTGAACAGCAATACGTGGTAGATCCGCGCAAAAACCCACCCTATCGGCCGGGTTCTATAGAGCCGCCGGCGGGCGATAGTACGCACCCGGCGTACCAATGGTATCAGCAGTACTGGGTCGGGCGCGGACAGTTCAACCATCGACAGACCCGCAAGGCGGTGGGGCGCATGTTTACCTTCGGCCCTTATACGCTGCATATCGGGGACAAAATTGAGTTCTCGTATGCGGAAGTGATCGGCTACGGGGCGGCGCGCAAGGAAGAGACGGACGCCGGGCTTCTGGACTTTGGGGGCTCCTGTGGGGAAGATTGCGGTGAGCCCAGTGAGAAAGCATTCTATCCGGTGCCAAACTGGTACGAGAAGATCCTCTATGGCGGTACGCCTTTCCCGGGCTACCCGTACGGTTTCCTTTATGAATACGGAAGCACGTACCTGTCGGAGTATGACCTGCCGGACTACGTGGACTCGGATGTGGTGACCGTCCGCGAGGTGGCCGACAAGGCCAAAGAGGCCTACACCGGCGATCCTTCGGGGCCGCCGTATGCGATTGAGCAGTTCCCCAAAGACGGCGTCTATCGGCTCCCTATCCCGGTTCCGGCGCCGGCCATCGAAGTGGCCAACGATGAGCGGGGTAACAACATCATTTACTGGGGGCCGCAGGTCGAACAGTTCGATCATCCACGGCTCATGGGTCGCTTCGATCACTACGAGGTGTATCGGGCGCCGCATCCGACCGGTCCCTGGACGCTGCTGGCGGTCGTGCGGCCGGGGGACCCCAACTACGTCAATCAGGGCGACATCTCCTTCGTGCCGAACGGTTACTACTTCGTGCGGGACCCCGAGCCACGCATTGGCGAGACCTTCTACTACTCGGTGTTGAGCGTTGACGAGCACGGCAACAGGAGCGGTCGGACCAACATCACCCGGCACGAGTCGCAACTGGGACCGGTCGAAAAGCTCGGTAACGTCTACGTAGTGCCCAACCCGTTTGTCGTCAGCTCGGGCTTCGCCGGCGAGGTAGAGAGCCAGCTCCGCATCGGCTTCTACGGGCTTCCGGCTCGGGCTACGATCAAGATCTACTCGTTCTCCGGGCAACTGGTGGCCACCATCGAGCACGACGATCCGACCTACTCGGTGGCTTATTTCCAGGTGACGCGCAACAATCAGCGGCTGGCCTCCGGGGTCTACTTCTACGTGATCACGACGCCGGAAGGTGAGGTGGCGCGCGGCAAGTTCGTCATCATCCGGTAAACGACATGAATTTCGGGGGAAACATGAAAGCTTACGGCTTCACAGTTCGAGCGCTCCGGCGGAGCTGTCTGGTGCTGGCACTTGCCGGGCTGATGCTGGTGGCCTGGCCGTCGTGGGCGCAGAAGGTGGGTACGACCTCCATGCAGTTTCTCAAGGTGATGCCGGTGGCGCGGGCCACGGCACTGGGTGATGCCTTCGTGGCGCTGGCCGAGGGCGTGGAGTCGGTCTTCTGGAACCCTTCCGGCCTGGCACTGGCCGAAGGCTTCCAGATCACGGGCACGCACATCCCGTATCTGATTGACACGCGGATTTCCTCGGCGGCGATCGCCTTCCCGCTGGGCGACCTGAACCGCATCGGCATTCAGGTCCAGTACGTCGATTACGGCGAGATCGTCGAGACGCGGACGGATCTGCTCGGCTTCAACCCGGATGGCACCTACAATCCGGGGCTGACCGGCAACACGTTCAGCCCGCAGGCCTGGGCGGTGGGCCTCTCCTACGGGCGCTCGCTCAACGACCAGTTCCTCATCGGCATTACGGCCAAGTACGTCCACGAGTCCCTGTACGACGGCCCCACCACGTTCACCGATCCGGAAACCGGCGGGGCGTACGCCACCAGCACCAGTGTCGTGCTGTTCGACTTTGGCCTGCAATACGACACCGGCTATCGGACGCTCCGGCTGGGGGCCGCCGTGCAGAACTTCGGGCCGGAGGTGGTCTTCGTGGAGGAAAACTTCGCGGCGCCGATGATCTTCCGACTCGGAGCCGCCTGGGACCTCGTGGGGCCGTCGGCGCTGCTTTTCAACACGAGCGGCCAGCGGTTCACCATGGTGTTCGACATGGTACATCCCAACGACTACGATCAGCAGGCCCATGTGGGCGTGGAGTACGTTTTTGCCGACGTGCTGGCACTCCGGGCCGGGCGAAAGATCAACTACGATACCGAAAAATGGACGCTGGGCGGCGGGCTGCACATCGGCCTGGGCGCGGCTGACCTGTCGTTTGACTATTCCTACAACGACATGGGCGAAGACCTGGGCGCAGCCCACCGCATCACGTTGAGCGCACGACTGAAGTAGGATTTGCAAAACGACTGCTGAGCAATGGCAACGAATCGTATGATTTACCGGCTTCTGCTGGCGCTCGGCCTGCTGCTCGGGCCGACCGGCGCAGCAATCGCTCAGGGCGTGGCCGATCCGCTGCTGTTTCAGGGGATGGATCAGACGGTGTGGCCGGGCGCGCGGGCGCGTGCCATGGGCGGGGTGGTGATGGGCGACTACCGGGATGCGACGGCGCTGTTTGCCGATCCGGCCGCGCTGACGCGCCTCAAGCGTGCCGAGGTCCGCATCGGGGGCAGTTATTCGGCCACCTCGCTCGATCAGGAAGTGCGCTGGATCCCCGATCGCATCTATGCCGAGCTGAGCCTGGTGCTCGAAAACGACCCGGACAAGCTCGTACAGATTCGTCCGTTCGATTCCATACGTCCCGACTGGGACCACAGCTACACGGCAACGCGGCCTGCGGTCGCGGCGATGGCCTTCCCGTTTGCTGCGCTGGGGGCGTCGTGGACGGCCGGGCTTGGCTACGGACAGGTGGCCGTGCTGGACCACTACTACCAGAACAACAACGCCCTGGACCCCAACATCGGGCGGATGCGGCCTGCTCCCGTGCCGCGCGTGCAGGAAGGCGATTCGCTGCTGGTGGACTGGTTCCAGTTTGCCCGTGAGCGTAAGGGCGCACTCTACGGCATCACGCCGGCCCTGGCCGTCCGATACGGCCGGCTGGCCTTCGGGCTGTCGGTCACGGTGCTGACGGGCTCGTCCGACGACTGGCAGCGCCGCTTCGGCCGCGGCCTGTTCATCCTGCGCTACAACAACGACTTCTCCCTGCTTCCTCCCCGAATCGGCGAAGAGATCACCGAGGCAAGCTCCGACTACCGCGGCGTTCGCACCACGATATCCGGCCGCCTGGAGTACGAACGGTTTGCCGTAGGCGTCGTGTTGCGGCCAGGCTATACGCTGGAACGTCGCTGGGAGACGCAGGCAGGCAACACGGGGACCGACAAGCTCGAAGTCCCCACTCAGATGACCGTGGGGCTGGCGCTCTATCCCTCTCGAGTCTGGCGTCTGGTGGCCGACTACGATCTGCGTCGCCAGGATGAAGTCCGGTACATCCCCGCCGGTAGCGACGCACAGACGCCCTGGGTGGGGAAGGGGACGTTCCGCTTGGGCGCCGAATTTCTGGCAGCAGACTGGCTGGCACTGCGGGCGGGATACCGCGACGAACCCCAGAGCTTCGCACCGGCCGGCGCCGCTTTCATCGACGATCCGGCCATTGCGTCGGTCTATACGGCGGGCGTGGGCATTATGCGTGGGCCTTTTGTGGTGGACCTCACCTATGAGCTGTTCCGCCTGCGCTACGACGATCTCTGGATCTCCAACGTGAACACGAACCGGATGAAGCGGCACACACTGCTGCTGGAAGTTGCCTATCGGTTCTGAGCGAGAAAAAATGCGCCCTGGGATCAGCATCCTGCTTGCCATCTGCTGGGCAGCCGTCGCGCAGGCCCAGGCCGTCCGTTACGTGACCACGCCCGAAGAGCTGCAGGCCGCCATTCAGGCCGCACAGCCTGGCGACACCATCGTGATGGCCGACGGCACCTGGCGAGATGTTGCGATCGTCTTTGAGGCCAACGGGGCCCCGGGCGACACCATCACGCTGCGGGCCGAGACGCCCGGTCGCGTGGTGCTGACGGGCAGTTCCCGACTTCGCATCGGGGGGGCCTACCTCAAGGTGGAAGGACTCCGCTTCGAAAACGGCGCGCTGCCCGACGGCGAAGGTGTGATCGAATTCCGGGCCAACGGCCGGCATGCCTTTCACAGCCGCCTGACCAACACGGCCATCGTCAACTACAACCCGCCCGGCAGGGAGACCGAGTACAAATGGGTTTCCCTGTACGGGCGCTTCAACCGGGTCGATCACTGCTATTTCGCCGGAAAGACGCATCTGGGGGCTCTGCTGGTCGTGTGGCTGCAGGATCCGCCCAACGATGCGCCGCCCCAGCACCGAATCGACCATAACTACTTCGGGCCACGTCCGGAGCTGGGTGAAAACGGCGCCGAGATCATCCGGATCGGCACCAGTGCCCGCTCGATGCAGGAAGCCCGCGTCGTAGTGGAGCGCAACCTCTTTCTGGAGACGAACGGCGAAATCGAAATCATCTCCAACAAATCGGGCGGCAACATCTATCGGGGCAACACCTTCCGGCGGTGCCGGGGGACGCTCACGCTGCGTCACGGCAACGGCGCGCTCGTCGAAGGCAACTTCTTCTTCGGGGAAGGGGTCGCGGGCACGGGCGGCGTGCGCATCATCGGCGAAGACCACCGCGTGATCAACAACTACTTTCAGGACCTGACCGGGACCGGCTACTATGCGGCGGTCTCGGTGGTGCAGGGCGTGCCAGACTCGCCGCTCAACCGCTACTTCCAGGTCAAACGCGCGGTGATCGCCCACAACACCTTCGTCAATACCGAGCGTAGCTTCGAAATCGGCATCGGG from Rhodothermus marinus carries:
- a CDS encoding IS5 family transposase (programmed frameshift) → MKLTDAQWARIEPLIVSPPKRPDRRGRPRRADREILEAILWILQTGAPWAKLPAHFPPRSTCHDRFQAWNRNGTLQRILQVLAEELHQQGKLKLSECFIDACFVAAKKGGRVLGKTKRGKGSKLMAIADANGMPLAVLVASASPHETRLVEATLAARFTEARPVRLIGDRAYDSDPLDKALAQQGIEMIAPHRRNRKRKKTQDGRKLRRYRRRWKVERLFAWLGHFRRIVMRHERYAENYLGFVLLGCLMIFLRTFFG
- a CDS encoding T9SS type A sorting domain-containing protein, translated to MFTFGPYTLHIGDKIEFSYAEVIGYGAARKEETDAGLLDFGGSCGEDCGEPSEKAFYPVPNWYEKILYGGTPFPGYPYGFLYEYGSTYLSEYDLPDYVDSDVVTVREVADKAKEAYTGDPSGPPYAIEQFPKDGVYRLPIPVPAPAIEVANDERGNNIIYWGPQVEQFDHPRLMGRFDHYEVYRAPHPTGPWTLLAVVRPGDPNYVNQGDISFVPNGYYFVRDPEPRIGETFYYSVLSVDEHGNRSGRTNITRHESQLGPVEKLGNVYVVPNPFVVSSGFAGEVESQLRIGFYGLPARATIKIYSFSGQLVATIEHDDPTYSVAYFQVTRNNQRLASGVYFYVITTPEGEVARGKFVIIR
- a CDS encoding chondroitinase-B domain-containing protein, with protein sequence MRPGISILLAICWAAVAQAQAVRYVTTPEELQAAIQAAQPGDTIVMADGTWRDVAIVFEANGAPGDTITLRAETPGRVVLTGSSRLRIGGAYLKVEGLRFENGALPDGEGVIEFRANGRHAFHSRLTNTAIVNYNPPGRETEYKWVSLYGRFNRVDHCYFAGKTHLGALLVVWLQDPPNDAPPQHRIDHNYFGPRPELGENGAEIIRIGTSARSMQEARVVVERNLFLETNGEIEIISNKSGGNIYRGNTFRRCRGTLTLRHGNGALVEGNFFFGEGVAGTGGVRIIGEDHRVINNYFQDLTGTGYYAAVSVVQGVPDSPLNRYFQVKRAVIAHNTFVNTERSFEIGIGASPDQSLPPEDLTIVNNVVQTRPGAPIVTTHLEPIGNTIWAGNIFYGKPGSFPEGAATFAHPELVRGDDGLYRPAPTSPLIDAGRPDFAPAVDMDGQPRSDRAPDVGADEVSDAPVRWKPLTPADVGPDWLREANIEVKFGGRPSRLAPHTSGFPFEGVTDMSFYVERPSHVRISMFDLSGRRVMTVFEERVDEGAHVFRLDGSHLPTGTYLLVMETDCNERDYRLITIRR
- a CDS encoding PorV/PorQ family protein — protein: MKAYGFTVRALRRSCLVLALAGLMLVAWPSWAQKVGTTSMQFLKVMPVARATALGDAFVALAEGVESVFWNPSGLALAEGFQITGTHIPYLIDTRISSAAIAFPLGDLNRIGIQVQYVDYGEIVETRTDLLGFNPDGTYNPGLTGNTFSPQAWAVGLSYGRSLNDQFLIGITAKYVHESLYDGPTTFTDPETGGAYATSTSVVLFDFGLQYDTGYRTLRLGAAVQNFGPEVVFVEENFAAPMIFRLGAAWDLVGPSALLFNTSGQRFTMVFDMVHPNDYDQQAHVGVEYVFADVLALRAGRKINYDTEKWTLGGGLHIGLGAADLSFDYSYNDMGEDLGAAHRITLSARLK